The following proteins are co-located in the Onychomys torridus chromosome 6, mOncTor1.1, whole genome shotgun sequence genome:
- the Rap2b gene encoding ras-related protein Rap-2b, which yields MREYKVVVLGSGGVGKSALTVQFVTGSFIEKYDPTIEDFYRKEIEVDSSPSVLEILDTAGTEQFASMRDLYIKNGQGFILVYSLVNQQSFQDIKPMRDQIIRVKRYERVPMILVGNKVDLEGEREVSYGEGKALAEEWSCPFMETSAKNKASVDELFAEIVRQMNYAAQPNGDEGCCSACVIL from the coding sequence ATGAGAGAGTACAAAGTGGTGGTGCTGGGCTCGGGCGGCGTGGGCAAGTCCGCGCTCACCGTGCAATTTGTGACAGGTTCCTTCATCGAGAAGTACGACCCGACCATCGAGGACTTCTACCGCAAGGAGATTGAGGTGGATTCGTCGCCGTCGGTGCTGGAGATCCTGGACACGGCGGGCACCGAGCAGTTTGCATCCATGCGGGACCTGTACATCAAGAATGGCCAGGGTTTCATCCTCGTCTACAGCTTGGTCAACCAGCAGAGCTTCCAGGACATCAAGCCCATGCGGGACCAGATCATCCGCGTGAAGCGGTACGAGCGCGTACCTATGATCCTGGTGGGCAACAAGGTGGACCTGGAGGGCGAGCGCGAGGTCTCATACGGCGAGGGCAAGGCCCTGGCCGAGGAGTGGAGCTGCCCCTTCATGGAGACATCTGCCAAAAACAAAGCCTCAGTGGATGAGCTGTTCGCAGAGATCGTTCGGCAGATGAACTACGCGGCACAGCCCAACGGCGACGAGGGCTGCTGCTCGGCCTGTGTGATCCTGTGA